A single genomic interval of Musa acuminata AAA Group cultivar baxijiao chromosome BXJ3-4, Cavendish_Baxijiao_AAA, whole genome shotgun sequence harbors:
- the LOC135636458 gene encoding B3 domain-containing protein Os03g0120900-like, with protein MELTHGKRESFYDTDQEEEQVEFCRHPPFVPSSPSPSSLSTGVRSIDGMGNDSFILKEYMFDKVVTPSDVGKLNRLVVPKQHAERHLPMDALANEKGLLLCFEDRTGKPWRFRYSYWNSSQSYVMTKGWSRFVKEKGLDAGDTVSFSRGVGELGRHRLYIDWKRRPQSRARPRVPLPALSFARPVWQCSGNSWQARTHVAASLGSVSRHPLYLRPLAARPPQKEVQQAGSSGVPSAPLVRGQAAVKRVRLFGVNLDCPDTEGDANCRIRSTPPVGAPRFQPRTAPPLLEPSRAVGETLACSSSL; from the coding sequence ATGGAACTCACGCATGGAAAAAGAGAGAGCTTTTACGACACTGATCAGGAAGAAGAGCAGGTCGAGTTCTGTAGACACCCCCCCTTCGTCCCTTCCTCCCCTTCGCCGTCATCGTTGTCCACCGGCGTCAGGTCGATCGACGGCATGGGCAATGATTCTTTCATACTGAAGGAGTACATGTTCGACAAGGTTGTGACGCCGAGCGACGTCGGCAAGCTGAACCGGCTGGTGGTCCCGAAGCAGCACGCAGAGAGACACCTGCCGATGGATGCCTTGGCCAACGAGAAGGGCCTGCTGCTATGTTTCGAGGACCGGACGGGGAAGCCGTGGCGCTTCCGCTACTCCTACTGGAACAGCAGCCAGAGCTACGTGATGACCAAGGGGTGGAGTCGATTCGTCAAGGAGAAGGGCCTCGATGCTGGGGACACCGTCTCCTTCAGCCGCGGCGTCGGTGAGTTGGGACGCCACCGCCTTTACATCGACTGGAAGCGACGACCTCAGAGCCGCGCCCGGCCACGGGTTCCACTCCCTGCACTGTCCTTTGCGCGGCCCGTCTGGCAGTGCAGCGGCAACAGCTGGCAGGCACGAACCCACGTTGCGGCGAGCTTGGGCTCGGTCAGCCGGCACCCTCTGTACCTCAGACCGCTGGCCGCGAGACCGCCGCAGAAGGAGGTGCAACAGGCAGGTAGCAGCGGCGTGCCGTCGGCGCCCCTCGTTCGCGGCCAGGCCGCCGTCAAGCGAGTTAGGTTGTTCGGCGTGAACCTGGATTGTCCTGACACCGAAGGCGACGCCAATTGCCGCATCCGGAGTACTCCACCCGTGGGCGCGCCTCGGTTTCAGCCGAGGACTGCACCACCGCTGCTCGAGCCGTCACGTGCTGTCGGCGAGACACTGGCATGCTCCTCCTCGTTGTGA